The Methanobacterium alcaliphilum genomic sequence GATATGAATTTTATAACCTATTCCATTGATTTTTTTAAAGCATCCCCAATTAATTCTATAGTTTTTTCTAAATCTTCGCCGCTATGTGCTTGAGATAAAAAGCCACACTCAAACTGTGAAGGTGCTATGAAAACACCACTTTTGAGTAATTCATGGAAGTATACTGAAAATTTATCAACATCAGATTTTTTCGCATCACTATAACTTTTAACAGTTTGATCATTGAAATAAATCTGGAACATTGAACAAAGCCCAGCTAAATTCAAATTAAACTGGTTATCATCAAGAATATTTTGAATTCCATCTCTTAAAGTCTGTCCTTTTTGATTTAATTTAGAATAGAATTTTTTATCAAGTTGATTTAAAGTAGACAAACCAGCAGTAACTGATACCGGGTTTCCATTGAAAGTACCGGCCTGATAAACCCCTCCAGATGGGGCAATCATTTCCATTATTTCTTTTTTGCCTGCAAAAGACCCCATAGGGAATCCTCCACCAATAATTTTTCCCATGGTTATCAAATCAGGAGTTACACCAAAATATTCCTGAGCACCACCCTCAGCGAGTCTAAAACCAGTTATTACCTCATCAAAGATGAGTAAAATATCATTTTCAGTAGTTATTTTTCTTAAAAAATTCAAATAATTTTCTTCCGGTTCAATACATCCTACATTACCCATAACCGGTTCCATGATTATTGCTGCTATATCTGAACCTTCGTTTTCAATAAGATTAACTACTGCTTCCTCATCATTAAAAGGTGTTGAAAGCGTATTTTTAGTAGTTTCTGTGGGAACACCTAAAGAATCAGGCAAACAAGCAGCTCCAGAACCAGATTTTACCAATACATAATCATGTGCACCGTGGTATGACCCTTCAAATTTCACGATCTTGTTTTTTTCAGTGAAACCCCTGGCCAATCTTATTGCTGCCATGGTAGCTTCGGTGCCAGAATTTACAAATCTTACCATTTCAGCACAAGGCACTTTTTTTACAACGAGTTTAGCAAGTTCAATTTCTTTTTCAGTAGGGACACCATAGGTAGTCCCACTATGAATCTGACTAGTAACATCCGCTATGACCTTTTTAGGAGCATGACCTAATATTAAAGGTCCATAACCCAGACAGTAGTCAATATAATTATTTCCATCCACGTCCTCTAATTTTGAACCTTTTCCTTTTTGCGCGAAAAAAGGATAAGGTTTAAAAGCTCGCACAGGTGAATCAACTCCCCCTGGTAAAAAATTCTGTGACTCTTTAAATAAATCTTCAGATCTCATTGTAGCTACTCCTTATCTCATTCTATGGTTAATATACAAATATTGTATTTATTTCAGATTTAAAGTATAATAAAACTTTGAATTCAATCTAAACATATTTATTTGATTTTTTATTTATAAAATTTATCAAAGCATTTATTGTAGCTACAGCTACAGGTGTTCCCCCTTTAGGTCCTTTGGTTATTAAATGTGGAATTTCCGAATTATTCAAATCTTCTTTAGAATCAGCAGCCCCAACAAAACCTACTGGAACACCAATAACTGATTTGATATTCATTAAATCTTTATTGAATAAATCTATGACCTCATATAATGCCGTTGGAGCATTACCTATAACCACTATGCCTTGAAATTCATTTTCAGCAGCATATTGCATTGCAGCAGCCGCCCTAGTGATCTGCTTATCTTTAGAGTTTTTTATAACATCAGGATGACTTA encodes the following:
- the hemL gene encoding glutamate-1-semialdehyde 2,1-aminomutase; translation: MRSEDLFKESQNFLPGGVDSPVRAFKPYPFFAQKGKGSKLEDVDGNNYIDYCLGYGPLILGHAPKKVIADVTSQIHSGTTYGVPTEKEIELAKLVVKKVPCAEMVRFVNSGTEATMAAIRLARGFTEKNKIVKFEGSYHGAHDYVLVKSGSGAACLPDSLGVPTETTKNTLSTPFNDEEAVVNLIENEGSDIAAIIMEPVMGNVGCIEPEENYLNFLRKITTENDILLIFDEVITGFRLAEGGAQEYFGVTPDLITMGKIIGGGFPMGSFAGKKEIMEMIAPSGGVYQAGTFNGNPVSVTAGLSTLNQLDKKFYSKLNQKGQTLRDGIQNILDDNQFNLNLAGLCSMFQIYFNDQTVKSYSDAKKSDVDKFSVYFHELLKSGVFIAPSQFECGFLSQAHSGEDLEKTIELIGDALKKSME
- a CDS encoding cobalt-precorrin-8 methylmutase, giving the protein MFMGASTKQGYDIAHKSREIVRSLIGDKIDHLTSDEKAIVERIVHSTADPEYAELTIMSEDFVSKSIKSLKKGEDILTDINMVRAGINNYSGEVNCFISHPDVIKNSKDKQITRAAAAMQYAAENEFQGIVVIGNAPTALYEVIDLFNKDLMNIKSVIGVPVGFVGAADSKEDLNNSEIPHLITKGPKGGTPVAVATINALINFINKKSNKYV